From Chryseobacterium shandongense, the proteins below share one genomic window:
- a CDS encoding ABC1 kinase family protein — MKTLNKIPTGKIERTGSLLKAGAKVGVNYLKYYGNKITKDEDEARKILNEENASDIYDSLKELKGSALKVAQMLSMEKNILPVEYVEKFSLSQFSVPPLSGALVKKIFRKYFGKNPEEIFDEFSSESVNAASIGQVHTAKIGDKKLAVKIQYPGVRESISSDLQMVKPIALKMFNIKKEGSESYFQEVEDKLFEETDYHLELKRSQHFAEKCQHLPNIKFPQYYPEYSCEKIITMDWMPGIHFSEFTKKNNTQGDLDKIGQTLWDFYMYQMHVLKKVHADPHPGNFLVSEHNELLIIDFGCIKEIPEDFYIPYFELAREENLKNPEIFQQKLYTLEILRNDDSEQEKEFFTKLFYELLELFTRPFNQEKFDFSDESFFQEIADLGQRYAKISNMKGMNTNRGSRHFIYLNRTFFGLYNMMHDLKAKYIAINNFKNYCD, encoded by the coding sequence ATGAAAACACTCAATAAAATTCCTACAGGAAAAATTGAACGTACAGGCAGCCTTCTCAAAGCAGGGGCCAAAGTAGGGGTCAATTACCTGAAATATTACGGAAACAAAATCACAAAAGATGAGGACGAAGCCCGAAAAATTCTCAACGAAGAAAATGCTTCAGATATCTATGATTCTCTTAAGGAATTGAAAGGCTCCGCTCTTAAGGTTGCGCAAATGCTGAGCATGGAAAAAAATATCCTTCCGGTAGAATATGTAGAAAAATTTTCGCTGTCACAGTTTTCCGTTCCGCCTTTGTCAGGGGCACTTGTAAAGAAAATCTTCAGAAAATATTTTGGAAAAAATCCGGAAGAAATCTTTGATGAATTTTCTTCGGAATCGGTAAATGCAGCAAGCATAGGACAGGTTCATACCGCAAAAATCGGTGATAAAAAATTAGCCGTAAAGATTCAATATCCAGGAGTAAGAGAAAGCATTTCCAGTGACCTTCAAATGGTAAAACCCATTGCCCTAAAAATGTTCAACATTAAAAAAGAAGGCTCAGAATCTTATTTCCAGGAAGTGGAAGATAAATTGTTTGAGGAAACCGACTATCATCTGGAACTTAAGAGAAGTCAGCATTTTGCAGAAAAATGCCAGCATCTTCCCAACATAAAATTCCCGCAATATTATCCGGAATATTCCTGCGAGAAAATCATCACGATGGACTGGATGCCGGGAATTCATTTTTCAGAATTCACTAAAAAAAATAATACCCAAGGGGATCTTGATAAAATTGGACAGACACTGTGGGATTTTTATATGTACCAGATGCATGTCCTTAAAAAAGTTCATGCCGATCCACATCCGGGAAATTTCCTGGTCTCAGAACACAATGAGCTTCTGATTATTGATTTCGGTTGCATCAAAGAAATTCCGGAAGATTTTTATATCCCCTATTTTGAGCTTGCCAGAGAAGAAAATTTAAAAAATCCTGAGATTTTCCAACAAAAATTATATACATTGGAAATTCTTCGTAATGACGATTCTGAACAGGAAAAAGAATTCTTCACCAAATTATTTTATGAATTGCTGGAGCTGTTTACAAGACCTTTCAATCAGGAAAAATTCGATTTTTCCGATGAATCTTTTTTTCAGGAGATTGCAGACCTCGGACAGCGATATGCCAAAATAAGCAACATGAAAGGAATGAATACCAACCGTGGTTCCCGTCATTTTATTTACCTGAACCGGACGTTTTTCGGATTATACAACATGATGCACGATCTGAAAGCGAAATACATTGCGATC
- a CDS encoding TetR family transcriptional regulator C-terminal domain-containing protein, whose amino-acid sequence MQEQTKITKEKIFDLYGDYLLDHGERPKNVYLFSKENNFEEIEFYHYFSGFEQIEKEILNHLFKKSLELALEVNTSDEVTTKEKLLNVYYIFFENLTMNRSLVLSILGTHKIRNGKSLQNLRETHRQFISTLDFKEWEMFEKAKQDIKKFNEKSRQEAFWLHLVSAIDFWTKDTSPDFEKTDIFIEKTIDTGFELMDNEPLRKIFDLGKFLWKEKFKMS is encoded by the coding sequence ATGCAAGAACAAACAAAAATAACAAAGGAAAAAATATTTGATTTATATGGTGATTATCTTTTAGACCATGGAGAAAGACCTAAAAATGTCTATCTCTTTTCAAAGGAAAACAATTTTGAAGAAATAGAATTCTATCATTACTTTTCGGGATTTGAGCAGATTGAAAAAGAAATACTCAATCATCTCTTCAAAAAGTCGTTGGAGTTGGCCTTAGAAGTTAATACTTCCGATGAAGTCACCACCAAAGAAAAACTATTGAATGTTTACTATATTTTCTTTGAAAATCTTACCATGAACCGTTCTTTGGTATTATCCATTTTAGGAACTCATAAAATCCGAAATGGTAAAAGTCTTCAGAACCTACGTGAAACGCACCGGCAATTCATCAGCACTTTAGATTTTAAAGAATGGGAAATGTTTGAAAAAGCAAAGCAGGATATTAAGAAATTCAACGAAAAATCCAGACAAGAAGCATTTTGGCTACATCTGGTTTCTGCCATCGATTTTTGGACAAAAGACACATCTCCCGATTTTGAGAAAACCGATATTTTCATCGAAAAAACAATCGATACAGGTTTTGAACTAATGGATAACGAACCTCTTCGAAAAATATTCGATCTTGGAAAATTTCTTTGGAAAGAAAAATTTAAAATGAGTTGA
- a CDS encoding glycosyltransferase family 2 protein: MKKISVLIAHYNNGRFFEDCYLSLIQQTYQNWEAIIVDDASTDNSLEFIKSIIKDDTRFRLFINDENKGCGFTKGKCVEYATGDICGFLDPDDALFPQALEKSVEKFTDGSVVATYSKMLMCDDNLLPQNVYSGTKQIYNDPYFFNCPLQVAHFFTFRKEIYCKTQGINPDLKRAVDQDLYLKVLEFGQAVYIDEVLYKYRLHSAGISQQNTKQSAKESFAYVIYEAMKRRGIKEINNRKVPENYTNPQEIHDLINYQVGFFYRLERKLRVFFRHSDLFIFSCFIEFSGANAFNFDLV, encoded by the coding sequence ATGAAAAAAATTTCAGTGCTGATTGCACACTATAATAACGGAAGATTTTTTGAAGACTGTTATCTTTCGCTAATACAGCAAACCTACCAAAACTGGGAAGCTATTATTGTTGATGATGCTTCTACAGACAATTCACTTGAGTTTATAAAATCGATAATAAAGGATGATACAAGATTCCGACTGTTTATAAATGATGAAAATAAAGGTTGCGGCTTTACAAAAGGAAAATGTGTGGAATATGCTACGGGTGATATTTGCGGATTTCTTGATCCGGATGATGCCTTATTTCCGCAGGCTTTAGAAAAATCGGTTGAAAAATTTACGGATGGAAGCGTTGTAGCGACATATTCTAAGATGCTGATGTGTGATGATAATTTATTACCCCAAAATGTTTACAGCGGAACTAAACAGATTTATAATGATCCGTATTTTTTTAATTGTCCCCTTCAGGTTGCCCATTTTTTTACATTCAGAAAGGAGATTTACTGCAAAACACAGGGCATCAATCCGGATCTGAAGCGAGCAGTCGATCAGGACTTATACTTAAAAGTTTTAGAATTCGGACAGGCAGTATATATTGATGAAGTATTGTACAAATACAGGCTGCATTCTGCCGGGATATCCCAGCAAAATACAAAACAGTCTGCAAAAGAATCCTTTGCTTATGTAATTTATGAGGCTATGAAGAGAAGGGGAATTAAAGAAATTAATAACCGTAAGGTCCCTGAAAACTATACCAATCCTCAAGAAATACATGACTTAATCAATTATCAGGTTGGCTTTTTCTATAGATTAGAAAGAAAGTTGAGAGTGTTCTTTAGGCACTCAGACCTTTTTATCTTCTCATGTTTTATTGAATTTTCCGGTGCTAACGCATTTAATTTTGATTTGGTTTAA
- a CDS encoding CinA family protein, translating to MILKNSKIGVSSDELSVRSLIYFIMELQNLFKYIGNYLLEIDETIAVAESVTSGFLQFSFSQMKDASKFYKGGITAYTPDEKVRLLQVDESEALACDCVSPNIAETMALNISKIFKTDWSIAVTGYATPVTESKNKLYAYFAIVYKGQVILSEKLDLHSRTKQVNAQLYYTEFILGCFKLELDKHREKRSIS from the coding sequence ATGATTTTAAAAAATTCAAAAATCGGGGTCAGCTCAGATGAGCTCTCTGTAAGATCTCTCATATATTTTATTATGGAATTGCAAAATCTTTTTAAATATATCGGAAATTATCTATTAGAAATAGATGAAACTATTGCTGTCGCTGAAAGCGTTACTTCCGGATTTCTGCAGTTTTCCTTTTCACAGATGAAGGATGCTTCAAAGTTTTATAAAGGAGGCATCACGGCTTATACTCCTGATGAAAAGGTTCGCCTCTTGCAGGTTGATGAATCCGAAGCACTGGCCTGCGACTGTGTATCCCCCAATATTGCCGAAACAATGGCCCTTAATATTTCGAAAATTTTTAAAACAGATTGGTCCATTGCTGTTACAGGCTATGCGACCCCCGTTACGGAATCCAAAAATAAGCTGTATGCATACTTTGCTATCGTTTATAAAGGACAGGTGATTCTTTCGGAGAAACTGGATCTGCATTCCCGGACAAAACAGGTAAATGCACAGCTGTATTACACGGAATTTATACTAGGCTGCTTTAAATTGGAACTCGACAAACATCGGGAGAAAAGATCAATATCCTGA
- a CDS encoding response regulator: MNNNPFPDNEAGRVKKLELLDLINLSKDPELDIFAETACLITGCPASLISIMEADTQRIQSCVGLAIDAVDRKDTLCQYSVASSEVVIINDTLLDERSSNNPIILEGGIRFYAGVPLVDDEGFALGTICVIDFEPKTITETQISSLKKLGEVVTKLLMSNREIINAEYFQQTFNISNNLICVLDNRFMLKDVNPSFERIFSITKDKAVEHNFLTLLGQDKESLPELERFPGSMKEATFTTSTKIEDGTLVIVEWYLTQNQKYSEIFCFGINITQQIEERRQLESSERRFRSFFENAIGLMSMHDMDGNILAVNEKGREILHYSADEVRSLNLKDLVPEQNWLLLKQYLERIKQNKEDFGTMILKTKEGEELIWMYHNMVEIDKEGKPYVVSTALNVTERMTLEKDLIYTKKMLEQTSSVAQVGGWEVNMKTGNVFWSQSTKEIHRIKNNFQPDFDNAIGFYKEDSRERMKFLFNRAVTEGIPFDEEFQLVRNDGVTIWVRVKGLPEFEGEVCSRVFGIIQDIDAFKKMLLEVTRKEAMMQSFVTDVPIPLAMFDKDLNYVSVSTQWKEEFNLTDVDLIGNNLFDISQDVPDERKEIYHNALLGKTYINDDFTVQFEGKEEIQHYDLKVGPWYLTEDEVGGIIISVQNITQAVKINEELKNAKEVADLASKAKSEFLANMSHEIRTPLNGVIGFSDLLLRTPLNEIQTQYLNYINESGENLLNIINDILDFSKIESGKMDLLIEKSDVYDMVSQVINVILYQSQKKNIELLLNIEPGLPKTLLIDESRLKQILINLLGNAVKFTDSGEIELKVEKLGIDDKNISLRFSVRDTGIGIPVEKQKYIFDAFTQENSSISKRYGGTGLGLTISNNILKYMGSHLSLISAPDQGSVFFFDIEIPYEMSELREENDITIKRALVVDDNETNRVILQHMLAYKNIDSTLAANGMEALQILLKGERFDVILMDYHMPVISGLETIDKIRELFNQRKEISPLVILHTSSEEHDVINSFKKEDNSYFLLKPIKSDDLYKTLRRVAQSSVMEIATQENIENESQNFMNNLEVLLVDDNPVNMVLNNRMMKSIAPDAHLVEAVNGLEALEECRKKQYSAILMDVQMPVMNGIEATKQIRLLPDYANVPIIGVTAGNVLGEREKCLEAGMNDFLPKPLRQADLQEMLEKYISVGSSKNEETDHTEENEDQSKAKPEKYIDINMLNEQIGDDDDDFKEMFLNLLIQELTQVEKNIEKVAEEKNITETRMILHKLKGTGGIAGLIKLAECAVKWEKMAEGNIDFLAMNQEIKGEIQRGIDIIKNLTK, encoded by the coding sequence ATGAATAATAATCCCTTTCCTGACAATGAAGCCGGAAGAGTTAAAAAACTTGAGCTTCTTGATCTTATCAACCTCAGTAAAGATCCAGAATTGGATATTTTTGCGGAAACTGCCTGCCTCATTACGGGTTGCCCGGCATCATTAATATCGATAATGGAAGCAGATACACAGAGGATTCAAAGCTGTGTAGGACTTGCCATAGATGCTGTTGACCGGAAGGATACGCTATGTCAATACTCCGTCGCAAGCTCAGAGGTAGTGATTATTAATGATACACTTTTAGATGAAAGATCCTCTAATAATCCTATCATTTTGGAAGGGGGCATACGTTTTTATGCAGGGGTACCCCTTGTTGACGACGAAGGATTTGCCCTGGGAACCATCTGTGTGATCGATTTTGAACCTAAAACCATTACGGAAACCCAGATCTCTTCTCTTAAAAAGCTTGGTGAGGTCGTTACCAAACTTTTGATGAGCAACAGAGAGATCATCAACGCAGAATATTTCCAGCAGACGTTTAACATTTCAAATAATCTTATCTGCGTACTGGATAATAGGTTTATGCTGAAAGATGTTAACCCTTCTTTTGAAAGAATTTTTTCAATTACCAAAGACAAAGCGGTAGAACATAACTTCTTAACTCTTTTAGGGCAGGATAAAGAATCTCTGCCGGAACTTGAAAGGTTTCCTGGTAGTATGAAGGAGGCGACGTTTACAACTTCTACAAAAATTGAAGATGGAACACTGGTAATCGTGGAGTGGTATCTCACACAAAATCAGAAGTACTCCGAAATATTCTGTTTCGGAATTAATATCACCCAGCAGATTGAAGAAAGACGACAGCTGGAAAGTTCGGAAAGACGTTTCAGAAGTTTCTTTGAAAATGCAATAGGCCTCATGAGTATGCATGACATGGATGGAAACATTCTTGCCGTAAATGAAAAAGGAAGAGAAATATTACATTATTCTGCAGACGAAGTAAGAAGTCTTAATCTTAAAGATCTCGTTCCGGAACAAAACTGGCTTCTGCTGAAGCAATATCTGGAGCGCATCAAACAAAATAAAGAAGATTTCGGGACTATGATCCTCAAAACTAAAGAAGGAGAAGAGTTGATATGGATGTACCATAATATGGTTGAGATCGATAAGGAAGGAAAACCCTATGTAGTGAGTACAGCTCTTAATGTAACCGAAAGGATGACGCTTGAAAAAGACCTCATTTACACTAAAAAAATGCTGGAGCAGACAAGTTCCGTTGCGCAAGTAGGAGGATGGGAGGTCAATATGAAAACTGGCAATGTTTTCTGGTCACAGAGTACCAAAGAAATTCATAGGATTAAAAATAATTTCCAGCCGGATTTTGACAATGCTATTGGATTCTATAAAGAAGACAGCCGCGAAAGGATGAAATTTCTCTTTAACAGAGCAGTTACTGAAGGTATTCCCTTCGATGAAGAATTTCAACTTGTCCGCAATGACGGAGTAACAATCTGGGTGAGAGTAAAAGGCCTTCCGGAATTTGAAGGGGAAGTATGCAGCAGGGTATTCGGAATTATTCAGGATATCGATGCCTTCAAAAAAATGCTCTTGGAAGTAACCAGAAAAGAAGCCATGATGCAGTCTTTCGTAACGGATGTTCCTATTCCGCTGGCCATGTTTGATAAAGACCTTAACTATGTTTCTGTAAGTACCCAATGGAAAGAAGAATTTAATTTGACTGACGTGGATCTCATCGGAAATAATTTATTCGATATATCACAGGATGTTCCCGATGAAAGAAAAGAAATATACCACAATGCGCTCTTGGGGAAGACTTACATTAACGATGATTTCACAGTTCAATTTGAGGGTAAGGAAGAAATTCAGCACTATGATCTTAAAGTAGGACCGTGGTATCTTACGGAAGATGAAGTAGGAGGTATTATTATTTCTGTACAAAATATAACACAAGCAGTTAAGATAAATGAAGAGTTAAAAAACGCCAAGGAAGTGGCAGATTTGGCCAGTAAAGCAAAATCTGAATTTCTGGCCAATATGAGCCACGAGATCCGCACACCTCTCAACGGGGTGATCGGGTTTTCAGACCTTCTCCTCAGAACACCGCTTAATGAAATTCAGACTCAATACCTGAATTACATCAACGAGTCCGGAGAAAATCTGCTCAATATCATCAATGATATTCTCGATTTTTCTAAAATTGAATCCGGAAAAATGGATCTGCTTATTGAGAAAAGCGATGTGTACGATATGGTAAGCCAGGTCATTAATGTGATTCTTTACCAGTCACAGAAAAAAAATATCGAGCTTCTCCTGAATATTGAACCGGGACTTCCGAAAACGCTATTAATTGATGAATCCAGATTAAAGCAAATCCTGATTAACCTTTTAGGAAATGCTGTGAAATTTACAGATAGTGGTGAAATCGAATTAAAAGTAGAGAAACTAGGCATCGATGATAAAAATATATCATTGCGTTTCTCTGTTAGAGACACGGGAATCGGTATTCCTGTTGAAAAGCAGAAATATATTTTTGATGCCTTTACTCAGGAAAACAGCTCCATTAGCAAAAGATACGGCGGAACAGGTCTTGGACTTACTATTTCCAATAATATTCTGAAATACATGGGAAGCCACTTGTCATTGATCAGCGCACCGGATCAGGGTTCCGTATTTTTCTTTGATATTGAAATTCCTTATGAAATGTCAGAATTAAGGGAAGAAAACGATATAACGATAAAAAGGGCATTGGTGGTGGATGACAACGAAACCAACAGGGTAATTCTCCAGCACATGCTTGCCTACAAAAACATTGATTCAACACTGGCTGCCAACGGCATGGAAGCCCTGCAGATTCTGCTGAAAGGTGAACGCTTCGATGTCATTCTGATGGACTATCATATGCCGGTAATCTCGGGATTGGAAACCATAGATAAAATCAGGGAATTATTTAATCAGCGAAAAGAGATTTCGCCGCTGGTTATTCTTCATACCTCTTCAGAAGAACATGACGTTATCAACTCATTTAAAAAAGAAGATAATTCTTATTTCCTTTTGAAACCTATTAAATCTGACGATTTATACAAAACATTGAGAAGGGTGGCACAAAGCAGCGTGATGGAAATTGCAACTCAGGAAAATATTGAAAATGAATCGCAAAATTTCATGAATAATCTTGAAGTTCTTCTGGTAGATGATAATCCTGTAAATATGGTACTCAATAACAGGATGATGAAATCCATTGCTCCTGATGCCCATCTGGTGGAGGCTGTAAACGGTCTGGAAGCCTTGGAGGAATGCCGTAAAAAACAGTATTCTGCAATACTGATGGATGTACAGATGCCGGTAATGAATGGTATAGAAGCAACCAAGCAGATCCGCTTACTTCCGGATTATGCAAACGTACCGATTATTGGTGTTACCGCCGGAAATGTGCTGGGAGAAAGAGAAAAATGCCTGGAAGCAGGAATGAATGACTTTCTGCCAAAGCCCCTCAGACAGGCAGATCTTCAGGAAATGCTCGAAAAATACATCAGTGTCGGAAGCAGTAAAAATGAGGAAACTGATCACACTGAGGAAAATGAAGATCAATCAAAAGCAAAGCCTGAAAAATATATAGACATCAATATGTTAAACGAACAGATTGGTGATGATGATGACGATTTTAAGGAAATGTTTCTTAACCTTCTCATCCAGGAACTTACTCAGGTAGAAAAGAATATCGAAAAAGTCGCTGAAGAAAAAAATATCACAGAAACCAGGATGATTCTACACAAGCTGAAAGGTACAGGTGGTATCGCAGGACTTATTAAACTTGCCGAATGCGCTGTGAAGTGGGAAAAAATGGCGGAAGGGAACATAGACTTCCTTGCCATGAACCAAGAAATCAAAGGAGAAATACAGAGAGGAATAGACATAATAAAAAATTTAACAAAGTAA
- a CDS encoding response regulator transcription factor, with product MLILIAEDDELILKTIEHKLLKEGHEVILTRNGKEAIETLKENDVDLTITDIMMPFASGIEILSAIKSMGKDVPVIMLSSMGQEEVVLNAFDLGASDFIVKPFSPSELMLRVKRFLSK from the coding sequence ATGCTAATTTTGATCGCAGAAGATGATGAACTGATTCTTAAAACAATAGAACATAAATTGTTGAAAGAAGGACATGAAGTAATTTTGACCAGAAACGGAAAAGAAGCTATTGAAACATTAAAAGAAAATGATGTGGATCTTACGATTACCGATATTATGATGCCTTTTGCGTCGGGAATTGAGATTCTTTCAGCGATAAAATCAATGGGAAAAGATGTACCGGTAATTATGCTTTCAAGCATGGGACAGGAAGAAGTCGTGCTTAATGCTTTTGATCTCGGTGCCTCAGATTTTATTGTAAAGCCTTTCAGTCCAAGTGAATTGATGTTGAGGGTCAAAAGGTTTCTGTCAAAATAA
- a CDS encoding HEAT repeat domain-containing protein, whose translation MSSVHFLFVVFIVMLSLVLMLATIVLIYNIIEYNRSVRRAGWSEVINKKISDVIVYADDEVPEDIYFKALAVNAAFRNLFLEKLVDSEKKFSGVAKNKITDLFTEYDLRKEAMKKLNQKKAYLIARGIRELTVMQVQDAIPKIEQYLSHPSPQVYHEAQYAMVRFKGFEGLHFLDNFPTRISEWQQLRFLLSISSLPADSEVGISRWLESTNDTVVIFTLKLIKKFQLLYAYPNVIRLLNTTSNEVRVKAVQTLMSLENPETVQYLSGIYYDQPDEVRIEIIRVMKMSKDQCCIDLLKKELLKDVPSGIKVNAAQALYELGHGDYLVELAGKEDMSEELVQIIKYALQEKGC comes from the coding sequence ATGTCATCCGTACATTTTCTTTTCGTCGTTTTTATCGTGATGTTATCATTGGTATTAATGCTGGCTACAATCGTACTAATCTACAATATTATAGAGTATAACAGATCTGTACGAAGAGCAGGCTGGTCTGAAGTTATCAACAAGAAAATATCCGATGTTATTGTATATGCGGACGATGAGGTTCCGGAAGACATCTATTTTAAAGCACTTGCCGTAAACGCTGCATTCAGGAATCTCTTTCTTGAAAAACTTGTGGATTCGGAAAAAAAGTTTTCAGGAGTAGCTAAAAATAAAATTACGGATTTGTTTACAGAATACGATCTCCGTAAAGAGGCGATGAAAAAACTCAATCAGAAAAAAGCATATCTTATTGCAAGAGGAATACGGGAACTTACCGTGATGCAAGTTCAGGACGCTATCCCGAAGATTGAGCAGTACCTTTCCCATCCGTCACCGCAGGTTTACCACGAAGCACAATACGCAATGGTTCGGTTTAAAGGATTTGAGGGTCTTCATTTCTTAGACAATTTTCCCACCAGGATTTCAGAATGGCAACAGCTCAGGTTTCTGCTGTCTATTTCTTCATTACCGGCAGATTCTGAAGTAGGAATATCAAGATGGCTCGAAAGTACAAATGATACTGTGGTTATTTTTACGCTTAAATTAATCAAAAAGTTCCAGTTGCTCTATGCTTATCCAAACGTCATACGATTATTGAATACTACTTCAAATGAAGTAAGGGTAAAAGCCGTGCAGACACTGATGTCTCTGGAAAACCCTGAAACCGTTCAGTATCTTTCAGGTATTTATTATGATCAGCCGGATGAAGTTCGTATAGAAATTATCAGGGTTATGAAAATGTCAAAAGATCAATGCTGTATTGATCTGCTTAAAAAAGAACTTTTGAAAGATGTTCCATCCGGAATAAAAGTAAATGCCGCACAGGCACTTTATGAACTGGGACACGGTGATTATCTGGTGGAACTTGCCGGAAAAGAAGATATGTCAGAAGAATTAGTTCAAATTATTAAATACGCTTTGCAGGAAAAAGGATGTTAG